The following are encoded in a window of Arthrobacter antioxidans genomic DNA:
- a CDS encoding GIY-YIG nuclease family protein yields MFDSERDERTCELRREDGRPCGGAVGGAPVAVCRAHAAVIGDWVAAEYGVTDVLPGACRACGSRLGVRYPSAWVCAACEWRVGDVLDDGLPPPRVDIVYYLRFGDRIKIGTTANPRQRLARLWHDEVLAFEQGDRLLEYRRHQEFAASRLGRSEWFAASQDLEEHVRDLAAGVEDPWARYARWLGEAAARRG; encoded by the coding sequence ATGTTCGATTCGGAGCGGGACGAGCGCACCTGTGAACTCCGCCGCGAGGACGGACGACCGTGCGGTGGGGCCGTGGGCGGAGCCCCCGTCGCGGTGTGCCGCGCGCATGCTGCGGTGATCGGCGACTGGGTGGCCGCCGAGTACGGCGTGACCGACGTCCTGCCCGGCGCATGCCGCGCCTGCGGCTCGCGCCTCGGGGTCCGGTACCCCTCCGCCTGGGTGTGCGCGGCCTGCGAGTGGCGGGTCGGGGACGTCCTCGACGACGGTCTGCCGCCGCCGCGCGTGGACATCGTGTACTACCTCCGGTTCGGGGACCGCATCAAGATCGGCACGACGGCGAATCCGCGGCAGCGGCTCGCCCGCCTGTGGCATGACGAGGTGCTGGCGTTCGAGCAGGGGGACCGGCTTCTGGAGTACCGCCGTCACCAGGAGTTCGCCGCCTCACGCCTCGGCCGGTCGGAGTGGTTCGCCGCGTCCCAGGACCTCGAGGAGCATGTCCGCGACCTCGCTGCGGGGGTCGAGGACCCGTGGGCGCGGTACGCCCGGTGGCTGGGCGAGGCCGCGGCGCGGCGCGGCTGA